A window of the Chloroflexus sp. Y-396-1 genome harbors these coding sequences:
- a CDS encoding adenylate/guanylate cyclase domain-containing protein, with translation METLMTGQVTEWRDLEGYLEPHQLTELMMTGDLPAEFRSRLGRELRSRLAAHAAYIPPQLVRDQLINPQPGRTSGAFWEGALLFADLSGFTALSERLSVLGRQGAEEVSAVVNRLFAALLHEVQVHGGSLLKFGGDALTVFFDAAILGEHHAMAACAAALAMQTRMTEFANLSTRAGEFTLRLRVGVHVGRVFAAEVGDQSHIELLVTGPEVNRVALAQEIAAPGEVVVTEQTLHRLAVYQVEQRRAGFYRLLDLSMTSLPSVSPLILPLSGLDDLATLNRLARQLAALQPYLVYRLPRRFLDPAAGELGEFRPVTVLFVNIYDFSAYLNRLENDPALAATIFNAYYRRAQAVVHHYEGIVNKVDMYTHGDKLMVLFGAPTAHEDDPVRAVHCALELRNLMRDVNREIGERVGMDVIPLRQKIGINTGTVFAGRVGGSTRYEYTVMGSAVNLAARLMAAAPEGVIYLSPSTQVAVRDYFALKMDPPLTLKGLSEPVTPAQVLYHTTSVTTRHDSEHLLTAPLIGRDAELKQVLTTARSALKGQGATIVLVGEAGAGKSRLAEEAIQRLVIDSTVSHDTAEGVPPFTILFGDCQSYEQRTPYAAIRMPLLSALGVDLRDTPDRIAASVVARVGYLVPEVGRFAPLLADALEVPIADTPLTAGLSAQQRHDRLQELIVAIFLALADRESVLVLLEDCHWADVPSLEVLERLSKAASGRKLALLLTYRPEMVSPAPWDDLPGTVRLVLGELQPEDSRALLVALLGSSPPGEIWPLLDRTQGNPFFIEELVRTLIRDRLLVREQPGGPWQLTRPIEKIEIPQSIEGLLIARLDRLDEPRQELVQVASVIGRRFQRPVVEGVYSNPPVLDESLQQLIENELFQADQQEQILAYMFRHALLRDVAYEGILYARRRMLHARVARRIEQIAAHKLEEQYAVLAWHFLQAEEWQPAMHYHLLAAAQAYRRFANRDALALYTTALNIAPRLATVLAPERLIDQVAAIHEAIGEIYLTLGEYDEAEHHFREALQLSIPLANQPVSERWLRMHRMLAAVEERRSNYERAFALLTEGMSRAHKDLQAETARCYLLGAGIAYRTGDYKYAMEWANIGYKLAEQSNSVTDQARAFKIIGNIASFQGDRNQAIETLNRARALYEQANMLAGLCDVLNDLGRVYTQAGRWDETIAVFEQSMAISEAIGDVLATARTANNLAVVLVGRNELDRAGALYQRAGELFARIGSRLGVAVTGYNRGEVLLNQGYAAEALALFTAAIADLEAINARSFLPEVFRLAALAEIALGRLDQARTYAQRSLATAEELGQADDSAIAYRVLGEIALAAGELNTAAELFERSSTLLLPLANRYELGKVRYQQARLALARNDSVAAAAARAEARAIFTELNAQRDLALTDQLLA, from the coding sequence ATGGAAACACTCATGACCGGTCAGGTAACGGAATGGCGTGATCTGGAAGGCTACCTTGAGCCGCACCAGCTCACGGAACTGATGATGACAGGTGATCTACCTGCCGAGTTCAGGTCGCGTCTAGGTCGCGAGTTACGCTCCCGGCTGGCTGCGCACGCTGCCTATATCCCGCCACAATTGGTGCGCGATCAACTGATCAATCCGCAGCCCGGTCGTACCAGCGGTGCTTTTTGGGAAGGGGCACTCCTCTTTGCCGATCTCTCCGGTTTCACTGCGTTGTCCGAACGACTATCGGTGTTGGGCCGACAGGGCGCCGAAGAGGTTTCGGCAGTGGTGAATCGACTGTTTGCAGCGTTATTGCACGAAGTACAAGTCCACGGTGGGTCGTTACTAAAGTTTGGTGGTGATGCGCTGACGGTCTTCTTCGACGCCGCAATCCTGGGTGAACACCACGCGATGGCGGCCTGTGCGGCAGCACTGGCGATGCAAACACGGATGACCGAATTCGCCAATCTGTCGACGCGCGCCGGCGAATTTACCCTGCGTTTACGAGTTGGCGTGCATGTCGGGCGCGTATTTGCGGCTGAAGTAGGTGATCAGAGTCATATTGAATTGCTGGTGACCGGCCCGGAGGTGAATCGGGTGGCACTAGCTCAAGAGATTGCCGCGCCTGGTGAAGTGGTTGTGACCGAACAAACGCTGCATCGCTTAGCCGTCTATCAAGTGGAACAGCGACGGGCAGGATTTTACCGTCTGCTTGATCTGTCGATGACATCGCTTCCATCAGTATCGCCGTTGATACTACCGCTCAGCGGTCTAGATGATCTGGCTACACTCAATCGGCTGGCACGCCAACTGGCAGCTCTGCAACCGTACCTCGTCTATCGTTTACCGCGTCGTTTCCTTGATCCTGCGGCCGGCGAATTGGGTGAATTTCGCCCGGTGACGGTGCTCTTTGTCAATATTTATGACTTTTCAGCGTATCTGAACCGCTTAGAGAACGATCCGGCGTTGGCAGCTACGATCTTCAATGCGTATTATCGGCGCGCCCAGGCGGTTGTACATCACTATGAAGGGATTGTGAATAAAGTAGATATGTACACCCACGGCGATAAGCTGATGGTGTTGTTTGGAGCACCCACAGCCCATGAAGATGATCCTGTTCGTGCTGTCCATTGTGCACTCGAACTACGAAATCTCATGCGGGATGTGAATCGCGAGATCGGCGAACGAGTAGGGATGGATGTGATACCACTGAGGCAGAAAATTGGCATCAATACCGGTACCGTCTTTGCCGGGCGCGTTGGTGGATCGACCCGTTATGAATACACGGTGATGGGATCGGCGGTGAATCTGGCGGCGCGGTTAATGGCGGCGGCTCCCGAAGGGGTTATCTATCTCTCACCGAGCACGCAGGTTGCGGTACGGGATTATTTTGCGCTCAAAATGGACCCTCCTCTGACCCTGAAAGGGCTGAGTGAGCCGGTGACGCCAGCGCAGGTTCTGTATCATACAACGAGTGTAACCACGCGCCACGATAGCGAACACCTGTTGACAGCACCGCTGATCGGACGCGATGCTGAATTGAAGCAGGTGTTGACGACGGCCCGATCCGCATTAAAAGGTCAGGGCGCCACTATTGTATTGGTCGGCGAGGCGGGCGCCGGTAAATCCCGGCTCGCCGAGGAGGCAATTCAGCGCCTTGTCATCGATTCGACGGTGTCTCACGATACTGCTGAAGGGGTGCCGCCGTTCACCATACTCTTCGGCGATTGTCAGAGTTATGAACAGCGGACTCCGTATGCAGCGATTCGGATGCCCTTGCTAAGCGCGCTAGGCGTTGATCTACGGGATACACCGGATCGTATTGCTGCCAGTGTCGTGGCTCGCGTCGGATACCTGGTGCCGGAAGTCGGTCGCTTTGCGCCGTTACTGGCCGATGCGCTTGAGGTACCGATTGCCGATACCCCGTTGACAGCCGGCCTTTCAGCACAACAACGTCATGATCGTCTACAGGAATTGATCGTTGCCATCTTTCTTGCGCTGGCCGACCGTGAATCGGTGCTTGTGTTGCTTGAAGATTGTCACTGGGCTGATGTGCCATCTCTCGAGGTGTTGGAACGGTTGAGTAAAGCGGCGTCGGGTCGAAAGTTGGCGTTACTGCTCACCTACCGGCCTGAAATGGTCTCACCGGCGCCGTGGGATGATCTACCCGGCACGGTGCGTCTGGTGTTGGGTGAGTTACAGCCGGAAGATAGTCGAGCATTGTTGGTTGCCTTACTCGGTAGTTCACCGCCAGGCGAGATATGGCCGCTGTTGGATCGCACGCAGGGCAACCCATTTTTTATCGAAGAACTGGTGCGGACGCTGATCCGTGATCGATTACTGGTACGTGAGCAACCAGGAGGGCCATGGCAACTGACGCGACCAATTGAAAAGATCGAAATCCCGCAGAGTATTGAAGGCTTGCTGATAGCACGTCTTGATCGGCTCGATGAACCACGCCAAGAGTTGGTTCAGGTGGCATCGGTAATCGGACGCCGTTTCCAACGCCCGGTGGTTGAAGGGGTGTACTCGAATCCACCGGTGCTTGATGAGAGTTTACAACAATTGATTGAAAATGAATTGTTCCAGGCCGATCAGCAAGAGCAGATTCTGGCTTACATGTTTCGACATGCCCTGCTCCGCGATGTGGCGTATGAAGGCATTCTCTACGCCCGGCGGCGGATGTTGCACGCACGAGTTGCTCGTCGGATCGAGCAGATTGCTGCGCACAAACTTGAAGAACAGTACGCTGTGCTGGCGTGGCACTTTTTGCAAGCCGAAGAGTGGCAGCCGGCAATGCACTACCATCTGCTGGCGGCGGCGCAGGCCTACCGTCGCTTTGCCAACCGTGATGCCCTGGCCCTTTATACCACTGCGCTCAACATTGCACCACGACTGGCGACGGTATTGGCTCCAGAGCGATTGATCGATCAGGTAGCCGCAATCCATGAGGCGATTGGGGAAATTTATCTCACGCTAGGCGAATATGACGAAGCCGAGCACCATTTCCGCGAGGCGTTGCAGTTGAGTATACCCCTCGCCAACCAACCGGTGAGCGAACGCTGGCTGCGCATGCATCGCATGTTGGCTGCGGTTGAAGAACGGCGCTCAAATTATGAGCGCGCTTTTGCACTATTGACCGAAGGGATGTCGCGTGCCCACAAAGATTTGCAGGCCGAGACGGCTCGTTGTTATCTGCTGGGTGCCGGGATTGCGTATCGTACCGGCGATTATAAGTACGCGATGGAGTGGGCCAATATCGGCTACAAGCTGGCCGAACAGAGCAATAGTGTGACCGATCAGGCGCGGGCTTTCAAGATTATTGGCAATATTGCCAGCTTTCAAGGTGACAGAAATCAGGCAATTGAAACGCTTAACCGGGCGCGTGCTCTCTACGAACAGGCAAATATGCTGGCCGGGCTGTGTGATGTACTCAATGACCTCGGACGAGTGTATACGCAAGCTGGGCGTTGGGACGAAACGATTGCGGTGTTCGAGCAGTCGATGGCTATCTCGGAGGCGATTGGCGATGTGCTGGCAACGGCCCGTACTGCGAATAATCTGGCGGTGGTGCTGGTTGGGCGTAATGAACTAGACCGTGCTGGTGCGTTGTATCAGCGTGCCGGTGAACTCTTCGCTCGCATCGGTTCACGCCTAGGCGTGGCAGTTACCGGCTACAACCGGGGCGAAGTGTTGCTCAACCAGGGTTATGCTGCTGAAGCACTTGCTCTGTTTACGGCAGCTATCGCTGATCTGGAAGCGATCAACGCCCGTAGTTTCTTGCCTGAAGTCTTTCGGCTGGCAGCTCTGGCCGAAATCGCGCTGGGTCGGCTGGATCAAGCCCGTACTTATGCTCAGCGCTCACTGGCTACGGCTGAAGAATTGGGTCAGGCCGATGATTCGGCCATTGCGTATCGGGTATTGGGTGAAATTGCCCTGGCTGCTGGCGAGCTAAACACGGCTGCGGAATTGTTTGAACGGAGCAGTACCCTGCTATTGCCACTAGCGAATCGGTATGAACTCGGCAAAGTACGTTATCAACAGGCCCGCTTGGCGCTTGCCCGTAACGATAGTGTAGCAGCAGCAGCGGCTCGCGCTGAAGCACGTGCTATCTTTACCGAACTGAATGCTCAACGCGATCTGGCGCTGACCGATCAACTACTGGCTTGA
- a CDS encoding S9 family peptidase, with translation MKKEKLWQRSNQRIRFRNDDMDFYFAWILAHQREGGSAFGECFYAAAQVRDGDPESWYTAWMELARRVESQAAQALARGHRVSAHETYLRAFTYHQMASIFIRPRDPRLREIWQKAQWCFRQATTQCKPSAEPIEITFEGKFLPGYFLRGNDESRKAPTLIMIGGGETCAEELYFWIGPAGIRRKYHILLVDLPGQGRTPFDGLFFRTNSEVPIKAVVDYTLTRPEVDAERLALFGISGGGYMVSRALPFEKRIKACVASAPIVDIYRLVMTEIPSVLLKTPGFIRDALTKLVGLSNPLPGIAIEKLCWQAGVSTLSEALAMARQARVERIEEITCPVLCIVGEGESDAQKAQAREFYNALQSPKAMREFVAAEGADAHCQINNLSLLQQVVFDWLDEVFEYQVADHYR, from the coding sequence ATGAAAAAAGAGAAACTATGGCAACGAAGTAATCAGCGCATTCGGTTTCGGAACGATGACATGGATTTTTACTTCGCCTGGATTCTCGCTCATCAACGTGAAGGTGGTTCAGCATTTGGCGAGTGCTTCTATGCTGCTGCTCAGGTCAGAGATGGTGATCCTGAAAGCTGGTATACGGCGTGGATGGAACTAGCCCGGCGCGTGGAGTCGCAGGCAGCACAGGCACTGGCACGTGGGCATCGGGTCAGTGCGCATGAAACCTACCTGCGCGCCTTCACATATCATCAGATGGCAAGCATCTTTATTCGCCCGCGAGATCCACGACTACGTGAGATATGGCAAAAGGCACAGTGGTGCTTCCGACAAGCAACTACTCAATGTAAGCCATCTGCCGAACCCATTGAGATCACGTTCGAAGGTAAATTTCTACCAGGGTATTTTTTGCGGGGTAACGACGAGAGCCGGAAAGCACCAACGTTGATCATGATAGGCGGTGGCGAAACATGCGCAGAAGAACTCTACTTCTGGATAGGCCCGGCAGGAATACGCCGGAAGTATCACATCCTCCTGGTAGACTTGCCCGGTCAGGGAAGAACCCCCTTCGATGGTTTATTTTTCCGAACCAACTCTGAAGTGCCGATCAAAGCCGTCGTCGATTATACACTTACTCGACCAGAGGTCGACGCTGAACGGTTGGCTTTGTTTGGAATCAGTGGTGGGGGCTACATGGTATCACGCGCTCTGCCATTCGAGAAACGCATCAAGGCCTGCGTGGCCAGTGCTCCAATCGTGGATATTTATCGACTGGTCATGACCGAAATCCCATCGGTGCTTCTCAAAACTCCTGGCTTTATCAGAGACGCTCTTACCAAACTGGTCGGCCTCAGTAACCCATTGCCTGGCATTGCAATAGAGAAACTTTGCTGGCAGGCCGGAGTCAGCACGCTTTCTGAAGCGTTAGCGATGGCCCGACAGGCGCGGGTGGAAAGGATAGAAGAGATCACCTGCCCGGTATTATGTATCGTTGGCGAAGGTGAGTCGGATGCACAAAAGGCACAGGCTCGCGAGTTCTACAACGCACTCCAATCCCCCAAAGCCATGCGTGAGTTTGTTGCAGCCGAAGGTGCAGACGCTCATTGTCAGATCAATAACTTGAGTCTGTTGCAACAAGTGGTCTTCGACTGGCTGGATGAGGTGTTTGAGTATCAGGTAGCAGATCATTACCGATGA
- a CDS encoding SBBP repeat-containing protein has product MNTRTHSLIFSITILSLATAMTLSIPLSVYTRPVDPLADIGRASGFAAPIHTLTVSTNYIWHTFYGSSNWDTGYSIAVDASNNIYMTGYSEATWGNPLHPHSGGYDIVVVKLNSAGVYQWHTFYGSSGVSGWDEGYSIAVDTQSNVYITGYSTATWQGDGNTPPLHAHSGGSDIVVLKLNSAGAYQWHTFYGSSFASDTGYGIAVDTGNNVYITGNSRDTWQGDSNTSPRNAYSGRNDIVVLKLTGAGAYQWHTFYGSPYDDDGSSIAVDAGGNVYIVGDGADTWGSPLRAHSGGYDIVVLTLNSAGAYQWHTFYGSSSSDVGYGIAVDTNSNIYITGHSGATWQGVGNTNPLHAYSGDADIVVIKLNSAGGYQWHTFYGSIGVDRGYGIAVDTSGNVYTTGFSAGAWQGDGNTNPLHTHSRSGDDIAMVKLNSAGAYQWHTFYGAALAQAGRSVAVDTSSNVYITGNSAATWQGDGDTNPLHPFSGGTNPDIVALKLKSVPNTYVYLPMILR; this is encoded by the coding sequence ATGAATACACGCACTCATTCCCTGATTTTCTCGATAACCATCTTGTCCCTAGCAACCGCAATGACCTTGTCTATCCCCTTATCTGTTTATACCAGGCCCGTTGATCCGCTTGCCGATATAGGTAGAGCAAGCGGTTTTGCTGCCCCGATCCATACGCTGACAGTCAGTACGAACTACATCTGGCACACGTTTTACGGGTCGTCCAATTGGGACACAGGCTACAGTATTGCAGTCGACGCGAGTAACAACATCTACATGACGGGCTATAGTGAGGCTACCTGGGGTAACCCACTTCACCCGCACAGTGGAGGATACGACATCGTTGTGGTCAAATTGAACAGCGCAGGGGTATACCAGTGGCATACCTTCTACGGATCGTCTGGAGTGTCTGGTTGGGACGAGGGCTACAGCATTGCAGTCGATACACAGAGCAACGTTTACATCACGGGCTACAGCACCGCTACCTGGCAGGGGGATGGTAATACTCCGCCACTCCACGCGCACAGTGGCGGTAGCGACATCGTTGTCCTTAAGTTGAACAGCGCAGGGGCATACCAGTGGCACACCTTCTACGGGTCATCCTTTGCTTCAGACACTGGCTACGGTATTGCCGTTGATACAGGCAACAATGTCTACATCACAGGCAACAGTAGAGACACCTGGCAGGGTGATAGCAATACCTCACCACGCAACGCGTACAGCGGACGAAATGACATCGTTGTGCTCAAACTGACCGGTGCTGGAGCATACCAGTGGCACACCTTCTACGGGTCGCCTTACGATGATGATGGCAGCAGCATTGCGGTTGATGCAGGCGGCAACGTTTACATCGTGGGAGACGGCGCTGATACCTGGGGTAGCCCGCTTCGCGCACACAGCGGAGGATACGACATCGTCGTCCTTACGTTGAACAGCGCAGGGGCCTACCAGTGGCATACCTTCTACGGTTCTTCCTCTTCCGACGTAGGCTATGGCATTGCGGTTGATACGAACAGCAACATCTACATCACGGGTCATAGCGGCGCCACGTGGCAGGGTGTCGGCAATACCAACCCACTCCACGCCTATAGCGGAGATGCGGATATCGTCGTGATCAAATTGAACAGCGCGGGGGGATACCAGTGGCACACCTTCTACGGGTCAATCGGTGTTGATCGAGGCTACGGCATTGCGGTCGATACGAGCGGCAATGTCTACACCACGGGATTCAGTGCCGGCGCCTGGCAGGGAGATGGCAACACCAACCCGCTTCACACCCACAGCCGTAGCGGTGATGACATCGCCATGGTTAAATTGAACAGTGCCGGAGCATACCAGTGGCATACCTTCTATGGGGCAGCGCTCGCACAAGCTGGCAGGAGCGTTGCTGTTGATACCAGCAGCAACGTTTACATTACGGGCAATAGTGCTGCCACCTGGCAAGGAGATGGCGACACCAACCCCCTTCACCCCTTCAGCGGAGGCACAAATCCTGACATTGTTGCACTCAAACTGAAAAGTGTCCCGAATACGTATGTATACCTGCCGATGATCCTGCGTTAA
- a CDS encoding response regulator transcription factor — translation MTIRVLIVDDQALIRTGIATLLARKSDIEVVGQAANGREALELVATLDPDVVLMDVMMPVMDGVEATRQLTQRGPRPAVIMLTTFHDDERVLQSIAAGARGYLLKDVDHRVLADSIRTVAGGGALIHPQITAQLLPRLAQMASSAPPKAAPTTTDVATLLTPREREILRLLAQGFTNQEIGEQLALSVGTVKNHLSVIFAKLSVRDRTQAALWAREHLQL, via the coding sequence ATGACGATTCGCGTATTGATTGTCGATGATCAGGCGCTGATTCGTACTGGGATCGCAACGTTGCTGGCGCGTAAGTCCGATATTGAGGTCGTTGGTCAGGCTGCCAATGGTCGTGAGGCGCTTGAGTTAGTCGCAACGCTTGACCCTGATGTGGTGCTCATGGATGTTATGATGCCGGTGATGGATGGCGTCGAGGCGACTCGTCAACTTACGCAACGCGGGCCACGTCCGGCTGTAATTATGCTGACGACATTTCATGACGATGAACGAGTGTTACAGTCCATTGCAGCCGGCGCCCGTGGCTACCTGTTGAAAGATGTGGATCATCGCGTGCTCGCCGATAGCATTCGCACCGTTGCCGGTGGCGGCGCATTGATCCATCCCCAGATTACTGCTCAACTCTTGCCTCGCCTCGCGCAGATGGCTTCCTCCGCACCACCTAAAGCTGCTCCGACCACGACCGATGTTGCAACACTCCTGACTCCACGTGAACGCGAGATTTTGCGGCTATTGGCGCAAGGGTTCACGAATCAGGAAATTGGTGAGCAACTTGCCCTAAGTGTGGGTACGGTGAAAAATCATCTGAGCGTCATCTTCGCCAAGCTGTCAGTGCGCGACCGGACGCAAGCCGCGCTTTGGGCACGGGAGCACCTGCAATTATAA
- the nadA gene encoding quinolinate synthase NadA, translated as MVAQLYETTGETAATLVAEINELRRQRNAIILAHNYEYGEIQEIADYVGDSLGMAQAAARTDADVIVVCGVYFMAETAAILNPQRTVLIPDANAGCSLADSITVEQLRQWKAAHPDAVVVSYVNTSAAVKAESDYCCTSGNAERVINAIPADKTILFLPDMFLGSYLRQKTGRPIKIWAGECHVHAAIRPTMIEQKRSAMPDAEFLIHPECGCVTSTMDYLARGVIDGRGTHILSTEGMIAHVNRSPASRFVVATEIGVLHRMRKANPDKQFVPIDESISCRYMKLITLEKVRNSLRDLREQVTVPPEIANRARLAIERMLAL; from the coding sequence ATGGTTGCCCAGCTCTACGAAACGACCGGCGAAACCGCGGCAACGCTCGTTGCCGAGATCAATGAATTGCGCCGCCAGCGCAACGCGATCATTCTGGCCCACAATTACGAATACGGCGAAATTCAAGAGATCGCCGACTACGTTGGTGACTCACTCGGTATGGCCCAGGCAGCAGCGCGTACTGATGCCGATGTTATTGTGGTTTGTGGCGTCTACTTCATGGCCGAAACGGCGGCCATTCTTAATCCACAGCGTACCGTGCTGATCCCCGACGCCAATGCCGGCTGCTCGCTGGCCGATTCGATTACGGTCGAACAACTGCGTCAATGGAAAGCAGCCCATCCAGATGCAGTAGTAGTTAGTTATGTTAATACTAGTGCAGCCGTCAAGGCCGAGAGTGATTATTGCTGTACTTCAGGCAATGCCGAACGGGTAATCAACGCTATCCCTGCCGATAAAACTATTCTGTTCTTACCCGACATGTTTCTGGGCAGTTATCTCCGCCAAAAGACAGGCCGTCCAATCAAGATTTGGGCCGGTGAGTGTCACGTTCACGCTGCGATTCGGCCAACAATGATCGAACAAAAGCGATCAGCTATGCCCGATGCCGAGTTTCTGATTCACCCTGAATGTGGCTGCGTCACTAGCACTATGGACTATTTGGCCCGCGGAGTGATTGATGGGCGGGGAACCCATATTCTCTCGACCGAAGGCATGATTGCGCATGTCAATCGCTCACCGGCCAGCCGCTTTGTTGTTGCTACTGAGATTGGTGTGCTGCATCGGATGCGCAAAGCCAATCCTGACAAACAGTTTGTACCGATTGATGAGTCGATCAGTTGCCGGTATATGAAGCTCATTACGCTTGAGAAGGTGCGTAACAGTCTCCGCGATCTGCGCGAGCAGGTTACTGTGCCACCAGAGATTGCCAACCGGGCACGGCTGGCGATTGAACGCATGTTGGCGCTATAG
- the nadB gene encoding L-aspartate oxidase gives MATVPSLRSILSRLPPVRNRQVDVLVIGAGAAGLTAALAAAARGARVLVLARGSLPESNSAWAQGGIAAALDPADSPGIHVADTLIAGAGLCDPSAVAVLAHEAPALMRELAMLGVPFERDADRFALGLEGGHSRRRIVHVGDATGRAVTQVLIERVRTTPLIAIREQAQAVELLTAGERVVGALVRLADGKWWQVLAKATVLASGGAGALYGLTSNQPTALGEGIALAYRAGAEVADMEFVQFHPTVYRTRAGHGFLITEAARGEGGLLFTPSGRRFMPDYDPRAELAPRDIVTRGIVAAMQAEGCDHVLLDVTHLPANLIEHHFPTICTRLRADGIDPTRDPIPVAPAAHYLMGGVRTDLSGATNLPGLFAAGEVACTGVHGANRLASNSLLECLVFGRRAGETAATLRDQKLPLPDPLPPAPVSAPPDTNWRTILADIMRAAGPIRHGDNLRAALTRMAAWPVSADPEEADHLTAVNAALTAQLIVTAALLRTESRGGHFRQDYPHSEESWRKHIVLRRDAEPYAVSTIAQATTGVGSAYDPSCIDTVSTNF, from the coding sequence ATGGCAACCGTTCCTTCCTTACGCAGCATTCTTAGCAGATTACCACCGGTGCGCAACCGACAAGTTGATGTATTGGTAATTGGCGCCGGCGCCGCCGGCCTGACCGCAGCACTAGCTGCCGCAGCTCGCGGCGCACGGGTGTTGGTACTGGCGCGTGGATCGCTGCCTGAAAGCAATTCAGCCTGGGCCCAGGGCGGGATTGCCGCTGCCCTTGATCCAGCCGATTCGCCTGGTATTCACGTGGCCGATACCCTGATCGCCGGAGCAGGACTGTGTGATCCATCTGCTGTGGCAGTGCTAGCCCACGAAGCGCCAGCCCTGATGCGTGAATTGGCGATGCTAGGCGTTCCTTTCGAGCGTGATGCCGACCGGTTTGCGCTAGGACTGGAGGGTGGTCATTCACGTCGTCGGATTGTTCACGTTGGTGATGCAACCGGACGGGCAGTGACACAGGTACTGATCGAGCGTGTCCGAACGACACCGCTGATTGCTATCCGCGAGCAGGCCCAGGCAGTTGAACTACTAACCGCCGGTGAGCGAGTGGTTGGCGCTCTGGTACGGTTAGCTGATGGTAAATGGTGGCAGGTACTGGCCAAAGCAACCGTCTTGGCCAGCGGTGGCGCCGGTGCATTGTACGGACTAACCAGCAATCAGCCAACGGCATTAGGTGAAGGGATTGCACTGGCCTATCGGGCCGGTGCTGAAGTAGCCGATATGGAGTTCGTACAATTCCACCCTACCGTCTATCGGACTCGGGCCGGGCATGGCTTTCTGATCACTGAGGCAGCTCGCGGCGAAGGTGGTCTGCTCTTCACGCCCAGTGGTCGTCGCTTTATGCCCGATTACGACCCGCGTGCTGAGTTAGCGCCACGTGATATTGTAACACGGGGGATTGTTGCTGCGATGCAGGCCGAAGGATGTGACCATGTCTTGCTGGATGTAACACATCTACCGGCCAATCTCATCGAGCATCACTTTCCAACAATTTGTACCCGACTCCGGGCTGATGGAATTGATCCTACTCGTGATCCGATCCCGGTTGCACCGGCGGCTCACTATCTGATGGGTGGCGTGCGTACTGATTTGAGCGGTGCAACCAACTTACCCGGTCTTTTTGCTGCCGGTGAAGTGGCATGCACCGGTGTTCATGGCGCCAATCGCCTGGCTAGCAACTCGCTTCTTGAGTGTCTGGTGTTTGGGCGGCGGGCTGGAGAAACGGCGGCAACCCTTCGCGATCAGAAGTTACCGCTCCCCGACCCGCTACCACCTGCACCTGTTTCGGCGCCACCTGATACCAACTGGCGGACGATCCTGGCCGACATTATGCGTGCTGCCGGGCCAATCCGTCACGGTGATAACCTCCGTGCAGCATTAACCAGGATGGCAGCATGGCCGGTTAGCGCCGATCCTGAAGAAGCCGATCACCTTACTGCCGTCAATGCAGCACTTACCGCCCAGTTGATCGTCACCGCAGCTCTGCTACGCACAGAGAGTCGTGGTGGCCATTTCCGGCAGGATTATCCACACAGCGAGGAGTCGTGGCGTAAGCATATTGTCTTACGTCGTGACGCTGAACCGTATGCCGTGTCAACGATTGCACAGGCGACCACAGGGGTGGGCAGCGCTTATGATCCTTCCTGCATCGACACGGTCAGCACGAATTTCTAA